From a region of the Synechococcus sp. PCC 7502 genome:
- a CDS encoding tetratricopeptide repeat-containing serine protease family protein — MRIKPYLCTLILLHGITFTSFLRSAWGMSATEVGKVAKAVTVMITTDESNGSGVLITKDGDTYTVLTAAHVVKDRPKSLEIITPNGQKYAITGTTITPDADLATVKFTSKTSLQVAKLGDANKSSEGATVYVSGFPSVTQVITKTIYNFTEGKVTANAARPLSYGYSLVYSNNTLPGMSGGPVFNADGELIAIHGRGDFQESSKPSEINENVRIKTGFNLGITISTVLKLSNGLGLKFSEVALGSSPVVAAPKSDDFFLQGVDRFRRGKWAEAIAMMDRAIQLNPKYLRAYTARGAANYMLNQIGKGLADMESVIAIAPNYATGYAGKCFLLNELHQWQQALGFCDRAIKLDPKLSIAYNVRGLVNANLQDSDSAQTDLEQAIDLDPNSYYAYYNLGLLYALRRNLPKAFSFVEKALQINPQSAGSRVLLGQLLIATQNYQQALTILNEAIAINPNISYAYEARAAAYLGLGNTNLAQRDRQTAQSTAISSPQGFIEDLSFLNQ, encoded by the coding sequence ATGCGAATTAAACCCTACCTATGTACGCTCATACTTCTCCACGGAATTACCTTCACATCTTTTCTCCGATCGGCTTGGGGCATGTCGGCGACAGAGGTGGGGAAAGTTGCTAAAGCGGTTACGGTCATGATTACGACGGATGAATCTAATGGTTCTGGGGTTTTGATTACCAAGGATGGAGATACTTACACGGTTTTGACCGCCGCCCATGTGGTGAAGGATCGACCCAAATCCTTAGAAATTATCACTCCAAATGGGCAGAAATATGCAATTACTGGCACGACAATCACTCCAGATGCTGACTTAGCCACAGTTAAATTCACGAGTAAAACGAGTCTGCAAGTTGCCAAGTTGGGGGATGCTAATAAATCTTCGGAAGGTGCAACGGTCTATGTATCTGGCTTCCCATCGGTAACTCAAGTCATTACCAAAACTATCTACAATTTTACGGAAGGTAAAGTTACCGCTAATGCTGCCCGTCCTCTGTCCTACGGATATTCTCTGGTTTATAGCAACAATACTTTACCAGGAATGAGCGGTGGACCTGTTTTTAATGCCGATGGCGAGTTAATTGCTATTCATGGACGGGGAGATTTTCAAGAAAGTAGTAAACCTTCCGAGATTAATGAGAATGTTAGGATTAAAACTGGCTTTAATCTTGGAATTACTATATCCACAGTCCTAAAGCTCTCAAATGGATTAGGATTAAAGTTTTCAGAAGTGGCACTTGGCTCTTCGCCTGTGGTTGCTGCTCCGAAGTCCGACGACTTTTTCTTGCAGGGTGTCGATCGCTTTCGTCGAGGTAAATGGGCAGAAGCTATTGCCATGATGGATCGGGCAATTCAACTTAATCCTAAATACCTGCGTGCTTATACTGCTAGGGGTGCGGCTAACTATATGCTCAATCAAATTGGTAAAGGCTTAGCTGATATGGAAAGTGTAATTGCGATCGCTCCCAATTATGCTACTGGTTATGCGGGGAAATGTTTTCTGTTAAACGAATTGCATCAATGGCAACAGGCATTAGGTTTCTGCGATCGCGCGATTAAACTAGACCCAAAACTATCGATCGCCTACAACGTGCGGGGATTAGTCAATGCCAATCTTCAAGACTCGGATTCTGCCCAAACCGATCTAGAGCAAGCAATCGACCTCGATCCCAACTCCTATTATGCTTACTACAACCTTGGATTACTGTATGCCTTGAGGCGTAATTTACCAAAGGCATTTTCATTTGTGGAGAAAGCTTTACAAATTAATCCTCAATCTGCCGGCAGTCGGGTGCTTTTAGGGCAGCTACTAATTGCCACCCAGAATTACCAACAGGCTCTGACTATACTAAATGAGGCGATCGCTATTAACCCAAATATCAGTTATGCCTACGAAGCTCGTGCTGCTGCTTATCTGGGATTGGGCAATACCAATCTAGCGCAAAGGGATCGCCAAACAGCCCAAAGTACTGCCATCAGTTCGCCTCAAGGCTTTATTGAAGATTTAAGCTTTCTGAATCAATAA
- a CDS encoding ferredoxin, which yields MSTVDILDLRNLPNLPNLKESLHNQVKKLNIDKIQKHLFLCADQTKPLCCSKQISLDSWDYLKRRLKELNLETYIFRTKANCLRVCGHGPILVVYPDRIWYHSVTIPVVERIIQEHIIGGQVVEEFSFYGVIDSESK from the coding sequence ATGAGTACAGTTGATATTCTTGATTTACGCAATTTACCAAATTTACCAAATTTAAAAGAATCACTGCATAATCAAGTCAAAAAGCTAAACATCGATAAAATTCAAAAGCATTTATTTCTTTGCGCTGATCAAACTAAGCCATTATGCTGTTCTAAGCAGATTAGTTTGGATAGCTGGGATTACTTAAAGCGGCGGCTGAAAGAACTAAATTTAGAGACTTATATATTTCGGACTAAGGCAAATTGTTTAAGGGTATGTGGGCATGGTCCAATTTTAGTAGTTTATCCAGATCGTATTTGGTACCACTCCGTAACTATCCCTGTAGTTGAAAGAATTATCCAAGAACATATTATTGGTGGTCAAGTCGTTGAAGAGTTTAGTTTTTATGGCGTTATAGATAGTGAATCAAAATGA
- a CDS encoding ATP/GTP-binding protein, protein MLLDFTVENFRSIKGAETLSAVAQKKRAGGGTSDNRRRVKSDDEIAPPYHIEGWDIDVLPVLAIFGANASGKSNILKALDYLLKFMFAGNFDHGSQLIPFKLDKQSIGSPTQFILRTAFNETIYTYSLVLNSRQIFSERLEYALASTKRDRLLYSRTWNDEEKIFDWKNGSDFSGAHNQLEKSLQIRESFISLLFKLEVKPVQPLLDWIINQLGIGISLEHDKFAVKVIKELSTLKPLTFSQLLESSKNLLRRFDTGLYDLEIRKNGEDSQIYALHETLDGETMSWEFEEESTGTQYLFGLIFNIQTYIGRSSLFVSDELGSNIHPNIICEIVRLFQNPKTNPKRTQLIFTSHDNTLQRNNLLRRDQIWFTKKRSDQSTELYSLSDFKVRNDLAIDKAYLDGRFGAVPFIPDDEDLVSTMHKDNG, encoded by the coding sequence ATGCTTTTAGATTTCACAGTAGAGAACTTTCGCTCAATTAAAGGGGCTGAAACTCTGAGTGCTGTGGCACAGAAGAAAAGAGCAGGTGGCGGAACTAGTGATAATCGGAGACGAGTTAAATCTGATGATGAAATTGCCCCTCCCTATCATATTGAAGGTTGGGATATAGATGTTTTACCAGTTTTAGCCATTTTTGGGGCTAATGCTTCAGGTAAAAGTAATATCTTAAAGGCTCTTGATTATCTGCTCAAATTTATGTTTGCTGGCAACTTCGATCATGGATCACAGCTAATCCCTTTTAAGCTAGATAAGCAAAGCATAGGAAGTCCAACTCAGTTTATCCTCCGTACCGCATTTAATGAAACTATATATACTTACTCACTGGTTCTAAATAGTAGACAGATATTTTCAGAAAGGCTTGAATATGCCTTAGCATCTACAAAACGAGATCGCCTTTTATACAGTCGAACTTGGAATGATGAAGAAAAAATATTTGATTGGAAAAACGGCTCGGATTTCTCTGGAGCGCACAATCAGCTTGAAAAAAGTTTGCAAATACGTGAATCTTTTATAAGTCTTCTCTTTAAACTTGAGGTTAAGCCAGTTCAGCCACTTCTTGATTGGATTATTAACCAACTTGGCATAGGCATCAGTCTGGAACATGATAAATTTGCTGTTAAGGTTATTAAAGAATTATCAACTTTGAAGCCTCTAACATTTTCTCAATTATTAGAAAGCTCCAAAAATCTATTGCGTAGATTTGATACAGGTTTATACGATCTAGAGATCAGGAAGAATGGCGAAGACTCTCAAATATATGCTTTACATGAAACATTAGATGGAGAAACTATGTCTTGGGAGTTTGAAGAAGAGTCCACAGGAACTCAATATTTATTTGGCTTGATATTCAATATCCAAACTTATATTGGGCGAAGTTCACTATTCGTATCTGACGAACTAGGATCGAATATACATCCAAATATCATTTGTGAGATAGTGCGCCTATTCCAAAATCCTAAAACCAATCCGAAACGTACCCAACTAATCTTTACTAGCCATGACAATACATTACAAAGAAATAATCTGCTAAGAAGAGATCAGATATGGTTTACAAAGAAGCGTTCCGATCAGAGTACAGAGCTATATTCCCTTAGTGATTTCAAAGTGCGTAATGATCTAGCTATAGATAAGGCATACTTAGATGGGCGATTTGGAGCAGTACCATTTATTCCTGATGATGAAGACTTGGTTTCTACGATGCATAAGGATAATGGCTAA
- a CDS encoding RloB family protein, which produces MAKSFKRNDPTIPVGKKILIACEGKYTEPRYFYAIREDLRLNKELIKVVPHDGTDPLSIVNALVEARQDAKSERRWSSGDSAWAVMDGDEHITNNPANWYQAIQRAKSQKINLAITNPSIEFWYLIHFQDHFANIQRDKATELLKQHIPAYDKSVCYYFNLLKPNTPNAIARANKLTNLSKGNNLSEYSNPCCSGISRLVQSLFSLGN; this is translated from the coding sequence ATGGCTAAATCTTTCAAAAGAAATGATCCGACTATACCAGTTGGGAAAAAGATTTTGATTGCCTGTGAAGGAAAATATACAGAACCAAGATACTTCTATGCTATTAGAGAAGACCTTCGTTTAAATAAAGAGCTAATTAAAGTAGTTCCCCATGATGGCACCGATCCGCTAAGTATTGTCAATGCGTTAGTGGAAGCAAGACAAGATGCAAAAAGTGAAAGAAGATGGAGTAGTGGAGATTCAGCTTGGGCAGTTATGGATGGAGATGAGCATATTACAAATAATCCCGCTAACTGGTATCAAGCTATTCAAAGAGCAAAAAGTCAAAAAATCAATCTTGCTATCACAAATCCTAGTATTGAGTTTTGGTATCTTATCCATTTTCAAGATCACTTTGCAAATATTCAGAGGGATAAAGCTACGGAACTTCTAAAGCAACATATTCCCGCCTACGATAAATCGGTATGCTATTACTTTAATCTTCTCAAACCAAATACTCCAAATGCGATCGCACGAGCTAATAAGCTTACAAATTTATCTAAAGGCAACAATCTATCTGAATATTCAAACCCATGCTGTAGTGGAATATCACGGTTAGTTCAGAGTTTATTTAGCTTAGGGAATTAA
- a CDS encoding NUDIX hydrolase: protein MTEVAIAILYQGDKFLLQLRDDIPNILYPGHWAFFGGHLDDGETPEIALRRELLEEIDYVVPEATFFGNFNSEGIVRHVFAVPLVVEVQTLNLLEGWDLGLFTIEDIQRGDRYSEKAGKVCPMGKYHQNILLDYLSLKN from the coding sequence ATGACTGAAGTGGCGATCGCAATTCTATATCAAGGGGATAAGTTTTTATTACAACTACGGGATGATATTCCGAATATTCTTTATCCTGGGCATTGGGCATTTTTTGGTGGACATTTAGATGATGGGGAAACCCCAGAAATAGCTTTGAGAAGAGAACTTCTAGAAGAAATTGATTATGTTGTTCCTGAAGCGACATTCTTTGGGAATTTCAACAGTGAAGGTATAGTCCGTCATGTTTTTGCTGTTCCTTTAGTTGTGGAAGTACAAACATTAAATTTACTGGAAGGGTGGGATTTAGGATTATTTACGATTGAGGATATTCAGAGAGGCGATCGCTATTCTGAAAAAGCGGGAAAGGTCTGTCCTATGGGGAAATATCATCAAAATATTCTTCTGGATTATTTATCGTTAAAAAATTAA
- the fmt gene encoding methionyl-tRNA formyltransferase, protein MRVVFFGTPDFAVPTLQRLLNSPDFEVIGVVTQPDAKRGRGNQTTPSPVKAIALAHNPNIPIWTPERIKKDTETLATLANSQADVFVVVAYGQILSQAILDMPKQGCINVHGSLLPKYRGAAPIQWAIANGETTVGITTMQMDAGIDTGDMLLKASLEVALEDQAESVSQKLAVLGADLLIETLQNLEQITPTPQDHSQFTYAPTISKELWQIDWSKSAIAIHNQIRGFYPNCYTTLRNQRLKIMTTQVSSMYNIPNPPGTIYYIEKNIGFTVCTGDGLLLIKEVQPAGKRSQSAKEFLNGNQWLKNGDILG, encoded by the coding sequence ATGCGCGTAGTTTTTTTTGGCACACCAGATTTTGCTGTCCCCACTTTACAGAGACTTTTAAACTCTCCAGATTTTGAAGTAATCGGTGTGGTTACTCAACCTGATGCGAAAAGAGGAAGAGGGAATCAGACGACTCCATCGCCCGTAAAAGCGATCGCCCTCGCCCATAATCCTAATATCCCAATTTGGACACCAGAACGGATTAAAAAAGATACTGAAACCCTAGCGACTTTAGCTAATTCTCAGGCTGATGTGTTTGTGGTAGTTGCCTATGGACAAATTCTCTCTCAGGCAATTTTGGATATGCCCAAGCAAGGTTGTATTAATGTGCATGGTTCACTTTTACCTAAATATCGAGGTGCTGCTCCAATTCAATGGGCGATCGCTAATGGAGAAACCACCGTTGGTATTACGACAATGCAAATGGATGCGGGGATAGATACTGGTGATATGCTGCTTAAAGCTAGTCTAGAAGTTGCCCTTGAAGATCAAGCAGAAAGTGTAAGCCAAAAGTTAGCAGTTTTAGGAGCCGATTTACTAATTGAGACTTTACAAAATTTAGAACAAATTACTCCCACTCCTCAAGATCATAGCCAATTTACCTATGCTCCCACTATCTCTAAGGAACTATGGCAAATAGACTGGTCAAAATCAGCGATCGCTATCCATAACCAAATTCGGGGGTTTTATCCCAATTGTTATACCACCCTGCGGAATCAACGGCTTAAAATTATGACTACGCAAGTAAGCAGCATGTATAACATTCCCAATCCTCCGGGAACAATCTACTACATTGAAAAAAATATCGGTTTTACCGTATGCACTGGCGATGGATTATTACTAATTAAGGAAGTTCAACCCGCAGGCAAGCGATCGCAGTCAGCTAAGGAATTTCTGAATGGGAATCAATGGCTAAAAAACGGTGATATATTGGGTTGA
- a CDS encoding DUF29 family protein, translating to MEELSELKDLLVSGHIPEALLLVEEMTEMSKEDKLNRIYSFSVVLLIHLIKQSAEKRSTRSWEISIFNAVKQIQRSNKRRKAGGTYLTVDELMETLVDAYDLAVRQAALEAFEGRYETEAIANMIDRTVILDQAMGLILASE from the coding sequence ATGGAAGAGTTATCAGAACTCAAAGATTTATTAGTAAGTGGGCATATCCCAGAGGCTTTGCTATTGGTGGAGGAGATGACAGAAATGAGCAAAGAGGATAAACTGAATCGAATTTATAGTTTCAGTGTTGTTTTACTAATTCATTTGATTAAGCAATCCGCCGAAAAACGCTCCACTAGATCGTGGGAAATATCTATTTTCAATGCCGTCAAGCAGATTCAACGCTCCAATAAACGTCGCAAAGCAGGTGGAACTTATCTTACGGTAGATGAATTAATGGAAACCCTAGTAGATGCCTATGATTTAGCTGTGCGGCAAGCAGCATTAGAAGCTTTTGAGGGTAGGTATGAAACGGAAGCGATCGCTAATATGATTGATCGGACTGTAATTTTAGATCAAGCAATGGGATTGATTTTAGCCAGTGAATGA
- the tkt gene encoding transketolase, producing the protein MAVVTQSLEQLCINSIRFLAIDAVEKAKSGHPGLPMGAAPMAFVLFDQFLKFNPKNPKWVDRDRFVLSAGHGCMLQYALLHLTGYDSVSIDDIKQFRQWGSPTPGHPENFETAGVEVTTGPLGQGVGNAVGLAIAEAHLAARFNKPGHNIVDHYTYVILGDGCNMEGIASEAASLGGHLKLGKLIMLYDSNSISIDGSTDLAFTEDVGKRYEAYGWHVTYVTDGNNDLDAIAKALEESKSVKDKPSLIVVTTTIGYGSPKKAGTAGVHGAMLGTDEVAATRANLGWEYEPFVVPEDAYTRFHKAIAKGAEAEAEWNERFAAYEKAYPAEATEYKRIMAGELPEGWEKALEPVAQKETSTRLLSEACLNALSPILPEFLGGSADLAHSNMTYVKGLPDFQPGSYEGRNFRFGVREHGMGAILNGMILHGGTIPYGATFLVFADYMRGAIRLSALSEVGVLYILTHDSVMLGEDGPTHQPVETLASLRVIPNLLVLRPADAKETVGVYQVAIANRKRPSALAFTRQNVKNLPGTSIEGTKKGGYIVVDAPNPELIFIATGSEVELAVKAAAILTSEGKAVRVVSMPSQELYNEQSDEYKESVLPASVKKRVSVEAGSTFGWHKYVGSEGAVIGMDTFGASAPGPVVYEKFGFTVDNIIATARKVLG; encoded by the coding sequence ATGGCTGTTGTGACCCAATCTTTAGAACAACTTTGCATTAACTCAATTCGATTTCTGGCTATAGACGCTGTAGAAAAGGCTAAGTCTGGACATCCTGGATTACCAATGGGTGCGGCTCCAATGGCTTTTGTTCTGTTTGATCAATTTTTAAAATTTAATCCCAAAAATCCTAAATGGGTCGATCGCGATCGCTTCGTCTTATCTGCTGGACATGGCTGTATGCTGCAATATGCCCTCCTCCACCTCACAGGCTATGACAGTGTATCCATAGATGATATTAAGCAATTTCGTCAGTGGGGCAGTCCTACCCCCGGTCACCCCGAAAATTTTGAAACTGCTGGGGTAGAAGTTACTACAGGTCCTCTTGGTCAAGGTGTTGGTAATGCTGTTGGTTTAGCGATCGCTGAAGCTCATTTGGCAGCACGTTTTAACAAGCCTGGTCACAATATTGTTGATCACTATACCTATGTCATTCTTGGTGATGGCTGCAACATGGAAGGTATTGCCTCTGAAGCAGCTTCCTTGGGTGGACACCTCAAACTAGGTAAACTGATCATGCTCTATGACAGTAACAGTATTTCCATTGATGGTAGCACTGACCTAGCCTTTACCGAAGATGTGGGCAAACGTTATGAGGCATACGGCTGGCACGTTACCTATGTGACTGATGGTAATAATGATTTGGATGCGATCGCTAAGGCACTTGAAGAATCTAAATCGGTTAAGGATAAACCTAGTTTAATTGTGGTCACAACCACCATTGGTTATGGCTCTCCTAAAAAAGCTGGAACTGCTGGTGTCCACGGTGCCATGCTTGGAACTGATGAAGTAGCTGCTACCCGTGCCAATTTAGGTTGGGAGTACGAACCGTTTGTAGTGCCTGAAGATGCCTATACTCGTTTTCATAAAGCGATCGCCAAAGGAGCAGAGGCTGAAGCAGAATGGAATGAGCGTTTTGCTGCCTACGAAAAAGCCTATCCTGCCGAAGCTACCGAATACAAGCGGATCATGGCTGGTGAGTTGCCCGAAGGCTGGGAAAAAGCACTAGAACCCGTAGCTCAAAAAGAAACCTCTACCCGTTTACTGTCTGAAGCTTGTTTAAATGCGCTATCTCCTATCCTTCCAGAGTTTCTGGGTGGTTCAGCAGACTTAGCTCACTCCAATATGACCTATGTGAAAGGCTTGCCCGACTTCCAACCCGGTTCCTATGAAGGTCGTAATTTCCGCTTTGGTGTGCGTGAACATGGTATGGGTGCCATCCTGAATGGCATGATCCTGCATGGCGGGACAATTCCCTACGGTGCTACCTTCCTCGTATTCGCAGACTATATGCGTGGTGCTATTCGTCTGTCTGCCCTATCAGAAGTAGGTGTGTTATATATTTTGACCCACGACTCTGTAATGCTAGGTGAAGACGGTCCGACCCACCAACCAGTGGAAACCCTCGCTTCTTTGCGTGTGATTCCTAATTTATTGGTTTTACGTCCCGCTGATGCTAAGGAAACCGTTGGAGTCTATCAGGTAGCGATCGCTAACCGTAAGCGTCCTAGTGCGTTAGCATTCACTCGTCAAAACGTAAAAAATCTACCTGGCACTTCCATTGAAGGAACCAAAAAAGGTGGCTATATTGTTGTTGACGCCCCTAATCCTGAATTAATCTTTATTGCTACTGGTTCAGAAGTTGAGTTGGCTGTTAAAGCAGCGGCAATTTTGACTAGCGAAGGTAAAGCTGTGCGGGTTGTGTCTATGCCTTCTCAAGAACTCTACAACGAGCAATCCGATGAATATAAAGAATCCGTCCTTCCAGCTTCTGTGAAAAAACGGGTCAGTGTGGAAGCTGGTAGTACCTTTGGCTGGCATAAATATGTTGGCTCCGAAGGCGCAGTGATTGGGATGGATACCTTTGGTGCTTCAGCCCCAGGTCCAGTTGTTTATGAAAAGTTTGGCTTTACCGTTGATAATATTATTGCTACAGCGCGTAAGGTTCTAGGTTAA
- a CDS encoding DUF4337 domain-containing protein: MDEVTEIIQSKAEEEQKKEDRKDRLNTYIAITIALLATFIGICKVKDDNIVQAMQQAQADKVDQYNFYQARNIREEIDKSTITQLKLQAINQPVKLQSEYQKAIATYEKLANDQSKKKQEQLEAAKKAQADYDQLNFHDDQFDLSDASLAIAISILAVTSLTQKRWLYGVAMVPTVLGLIMGLSGLFSWNLHPDFLIKPLTYRTIDTPNTSIIGLDKTRDLVANS; the protein is encoded by the coding sequence ATGGACGAAGTTACAGAAATAATCCAATCTAAAGCTGAAGAAGAACAAAAAAAGGAGGATCGCAAAGATCGTCTAAATACCTACATTGCCATTACTATAGCCCTGTTAGCCACATTTATAGGTATCTGTAAAGTCAAGGATGATAATATTGTTCAAGCTATGCAACAGGCTCAAGCTGATAAAGTAGATCAATATAACTTCTATCAGGCTCGTAATATTCGTGAAGAAATAGATAAAAGCACTATTACTCAGTTAAAACTGCAAGCCATTAATCAGCCAGTTAAACTGCAGTCAGAATATCAGAAGGCAATCGCTACTTATGAAAAACTAGCCAACGATCAAAGTAAAAAGAAACAAGAGCAATTAGAGGCTGCTAAAAAAGCTCAAGCAGATTATGATCAACTTAACTTTCATGATGATCAATTTGATCTTTCTGATGCTAGCTTAGCGATCGCCATCTCAATTCTAGCTGTAACTTCTCTTACCCAAAAACGCTGGTTATACGGTGTGGCAATGGTTCCCACTGTTCTAGGTCTAATTATGGGGCTATCAGGACTATTTAGTTGGAATCTTCATCCAGACTTTTTGATTAAACCACTAACCTATCGCACTATAGATACGCCCAATACTTCGATAATTGGACTAGATAAAACTAGAGATTTAGTAGCCAATTCGTAA
- the htpG gene encoding molecular chaperone HtpG, which yields MLEQGTISIHTENIFPIIKKALYSERDIFLRELISNGVDATSKLKMVAYAGETTAEVPAPEISITVDKEKKIITVTDNGIGMTADEVKKYINQVAFSSAEEFIQKYTNTSNDSQQQIIGHFGLGFYSAFMVAAQVEIDTLSYKDGAEAVHWFCDGSTAFTLSRSDRTTVGTTITLKLQEDAEEFLEVFELRRIIRNYCDFIPVPIKLNDEVVNKQTALWNQSPSSLTKEDYLEFYRYLYPFQEDPLFWIHLNTDYPFIIKGILYFPKLKADIDPNKGQIKLFCNQVFISDNCEEVIPKFLLPLRGVIDSSDIPLNVSRSFLQGDRKVRKIQDYIAKKVGDHLSNLYADQREEFLKCWQDISLFMKFGAMNSDKFYSQVKEILVYPTTFIDSEAKSEYGNYTTLQNYLERNKEQHQNQVFYTSDPVAQATYIDLHKAQGLEVITLDSFIDSHFIHFLEREFSDVKFSRVDSELSDRLINQDAKTELVDPKTNKTKSDQLQEIFRAALHNPKLVIRTEALKYEDLASAPPAMILLPESARRMQEMAALMQQTNAPFPEDHILLVNTSHPLMENLLSLDHSVILSAAGKPSESKELANLICNHVYDLALIAQKGFDANGMKAFLDRSNKLLLHLAKA from the coding sequence ATGCTTGAACAGGGAACGATTAGCATTCATACCGAAAATATCTTTCCCATTATCAAGAAGGCTCTTTACTCAGAGAGAGATATTTTTTTAAGGGAATTAATTTCCAATGGGGTTGATGCTACTAGCAAACTGAAGATGGTCGCCTATGCTGGGGAGACAACTGCAGAAGTTCCAGCCCCAGAAATTAGCATTACCGTTGATAAGGAAAAGAAAATTATCACCGTAACTGATAATGGTATTGGTATGACCGCCGATGAGGTGAAAAAGTATATTAACCAGGTGGCTTTTTCCAGTGCTGAAGAATTCATTCAAAAATATACGAATACCTCTAACGATAGCCAGCAGCAGATTATTGGACACTTCGGTTTAGGTTTCTATTCTGCTTTCATGGTAGCAGCCCAAGTGGAAATTGATACTTTGTCCTACAAAGATGGGGCTGAAGCGGTGCATTGGTTCTGTGATGGTTCTACAGCCTTTACTTTGAGTCGGAGCGATCGCACTACCGTAGGCACGACTATAACTCTGAAATTGCAGGAAGATGCGGAGGAGTTTTTAGAAGTATTTGAACTGAGGCGGATTATTCGCAACTATTGTGATTTTATTCCTGTTCCGATTAAGCTCAATGATGAAGTTGTTAATAAGCAGACAGCCTTGTGGAATCAGTCTCCTAGTTCTTTAACTAAAGAAGATTATCTGGAATTCTATCGTTATCTTTATCCTTTCCAAGAAGACCCTCTGTTTTGGATTCATCTAAATACTGACTATCCTTTTATCATCAAAGGTATTCTCTATTTCCCTAAACTCAAGGCTGATATTGATCCCAACAAAGGACAGATCAAGCTTTTTTGTAATCAGGTCTTTATTAGTGACAATTGTGAAGAAGTTATTCCTAAGTTCTTGCTACCCCTTAGAGGCGTAATTGATAGTTCTGATATTCCCTTAAATGTGTCTCGGAGCTTCTTGCAGGGCGATCGCAAAGTCAGAAAAATTCAAGATTATATTGCCAAAAAAGTTGGTGATCACCTCAGTAATTTATATGCTGACCAAAGGGAAGAGTTCCTTAAATGCTGGCAGGATATTAGCCTATTTATGAAGTTCGGGGCAATGAATAGTGATAAGTTCTATAGCCAAGTGAAGGAAATTCTAGTTTATCCTACGACCTTTATTGATTCAGAAGCAAAGAGCGAATATGGCAACTATACTACGCTCCAGAACTACCTAGAACGCAATAAAGAACAACATCAAAATCAAGTATTTTACACTTCCGATCCAGTAGCACAGGCAACCTATATAGACTTGCACAAAGCACAGGGCTTGGAAGTAATTACCCTAGATTCATTTATTGATAGTCACTTTATTCACTTTTTAGAACGAGAGTTTAGTGATGTTAAATTCTCACGGGTGGATTCGGAACTGAGCGATCGCCTAATTAACCAAGATGCTAAAACTGAATTAGTTGATCCTAAAACTAATAAAACTAAGAGTGATCAATTACAGGAAATCTTTAGAGCCGCTTTACATAATCCTAAATTAGTGATTCGCACAGAGGCATTAAAGTATGAAGACCTTGCTTCGGCACCACCAGCTATGATTCTATTGCCAGAGTCAGCACGGCGGATGCAAGAAATGGCAGCGTTGATGCAGCAGACTAATGCCCCTTTCCCTGAGGATCATATTCTGTTAGTTAATACATCTCATCCTTTAATGGAGAACTTGTTGAGCTTAGATCACAGCGTTATTCTCTCGGCGGCTGGGAAACCCTCAGAATCCAAGGAATTGGCAAATCTAATTTGTAACCATGTGTATGACTTGGCATTAATTGCCCAAAAAGGGTTTGATGCTAATGGCATGAAGGCATTTTTAGATCGCTCTAATAAATTACTCCTTCACCTCGCAAAAGCATAG
- a CDS encoding EamA family transporter — protein sequence MIKTWLALIVLVLADSAGNLYLTQGMKQVGAVSSLNPQEVWKTVIKVLSNPLLRLGIVCMAITFFMFIALLSWADLSFALPATALTEPVNMLGTKFVLKEKVTKVRWVSTVLICVGLVLISLPN from the coding sequence TTGATTAAAACATGGCTGGCATTAATAGTTTTGGTTCTGGCGGATTCTGCTGGCAATTTATACTTGACCCAAGGGATGAAACAGGTGGGTGCAGTTTCTAGCTTAAATCCCCAAGAAGTCTGGAAAACTGTCATAAAAGTATTAAGCAATCCTCTGTTAAGACTGGGCATAGTGTGCATGGCAATTACTTTTTTTATGTTTATTGCTCTGTTAAGTTGGGCAGATTTAAGTTTTGCTTTACCTGCTACGGCTCTGACTGAACCCGTAAATATGCTGGGGACAAAGTTTGTACTAAAGGAAAAGGTGACAAAGGTGAGATGGGTTAGTACAGTTTTGATTTGTGTAGGTTTAGTTTTAATTTCTTTACCCAATTGA